A stretch of DNA from Synechococcus sp. PROS-9-1:
CTGGGCTGGGGAGCTGCGCTTCCTTCCCTGCGATCAGTGAGTCTTCTGTGGCACGTTCCGTGAGGAGGACGTCATTTGCTGCCGTTGGGGTGATCCGATGGCCATGGTCGCTGTGGCGTTCCTTGAAGCGTCGCAGCTGGCGCGCCAACTTGCTTGCGACCAGATCGATGCTTGCGTAAAGGTTTTCGCTTCTCTCCTGGGCGCGAATCACCGTGCCATTGGCGAACACAGTGACCTCCGCGGTTTGTTGCGGAACCCTGGGGTTCCGAGCCACTGAGAGGTGTACATCCGCTTCCAGGACGAGGTCGTCGAAGTGATGGATAGCCCGTTCCAGTTTTGTTTCGGTGTATTCCCGCAGTGCGGGCGTCACATCCAAATTGCGACCATGGATCAGAAGCTTCATGGCGGTCCCCTTTGCCTGGTTCTACCGGCAACCTACTAACTGCCTCAGGCGCAGGACAGCGGTCTGCGGCATTTCTTTTTGAGCCGGTTGCGCCCGTGCCGTTCTCTCAGGCCTGGGATTGGCAACGTGGATGGCAGCAGCAATTACTCGCTGCGGAAGGCTCAGGCAGGGAAGCGGTTTGGATTCTTCAACATCCGTC
This window harbors:
- the hpf gene encoding ribosome hibernation-promoting factor, HPF/YfiA family, giving the protein MKLLIHGRNLDVTPALREYTETKLERAIHHFDDLVLEADVHLSVARNPRVPQQTAEVTVFANGTVIRAQERSENLYASIDLVASKLARQLRRFKERHSDHGHRITPTAANDVLLTERATEDSLIAGKEAQLPSPGVRRKYFSMPAMSLEDARHQLELIDHDFYLFRDKESGELQVIYHRNHGGFGVIQARN